In Planctomycetia bacterium, the following are encoded in one genomic region:
- the trpA gene encoding tryptophan synthase alpha chain, translating to MHAPSVAAESGVARLAAIFAANRAAGRKAVAPFVTVGDPDVATTVAVIEAIDRAGGSLCELGVPYSDPIADGPVIQSSYTRALNAGITLDGVFGAAKQAAARVSMPLVAMGSYAVIYRRGIGRFVADAVAAGLAGFVVPDLPLEESDDLDQACRAAGLALVRLVTPTTPPERAAQIAARSTGFLYCVSVAGVTGARTDLPPGLIERVQWLRTKTDVPIMVGFGISGPEQARQVAEVADGVIVGSALVRLLDAAADRPTSALQGEVEGFVAGLVAAVRS from the coding sequence ATGCACGCCCCATCGGTCGCCGCGGAGAGCGGCGTCGCCCGCCTCGCCGCCATCTTCGCCGCCAACCGTGCCGCAGGCCGCAAGGCCGTCGCGCCCTTCGTCACGGTCGGTGATCCCGACGTCGCCACCACGGTGGCGGTGATCGAGGCGATCGACCGGGCCGGGGGTTCGCTCTGCGAACTGGGTGTTCCCTACAGCGATCCGATCGCCGATGGGCCGGTGATCCAGTCTTCCTACACCCGGGCCCTGAATGCCGGGATCACGCTCGACGGCGTGTTCGGCGCGGCGAAGCAGGCGGCGGCCAGGGTGTCGATGCCGCTAGTGGCGATGGGGAGTTATGCCGTGATCTACCGGCGCGGCATCGGCCGGTTCGTGGCCGATGCGGTGGCCGCCGGCCTGGCCGGCTTCGTCGTGCCCGACCTGCCGCTCGAGGAATCGGATGATCTCGACCAGGCCTGCCGTGCCGCCGGGCTGGCGCTCGTGCGACTCGTGACGCCGACCACGCCGCCCGAGCGGGCTGCGCAGATCGCCGCCCGCTCGACCGGTTTTTTGTATTGTGTGTCGGTGGCGGGCGTGACAGGGGCCCGCACCGACCTGCCCCCCGGTCTGATCGAGCGGGTGCAGTGGCTGCGGACGAAGACCGACGTGCCGATCATGGTCGGCTTCGGGATCTCGGGGCCCGAGCAGGCCCGGCAGGTGGCCGAGGTGGCCGACGGCGTGATCGTGGGGTCGGCCCTCGTCCGCCTGCTCGATGCCGCCGCCGACCGGCCGACGTCCGCCCTGCAGGGGGAGGTCGAGGGGTTCGTCGCCGGCCTCGTGGCCGCCGTCCGCTCCTGA
- the trpB gene encoding tryptophan synthase beta chain: MTPPSLSLVPDALGRFGQFGGRYVPETLSAALDQLEQAYGEAIADPSFTAELDGLLSAFVGRPTPLLFAERLTDYAGGARIYLKREDLNHTGAHKINNTLGQGLLAIRMGKRRIIAETGAGQHGVATATACARFGLECVVYMGSEDVRRQAPNVRNMRLMGAEVRPVESGSRTLRDAINEAMRDWMGSVETTHYIIGSVVGPHPFPRIVRDFQSVIGRETVEQCRRQFGRLPEAVVACVGGGSNAAGMFHPFVDHEGVRLVGVEAGGRSGSPGDHAASLSFGSPGILHGSLSYVLQDADGQTADVHSVSAGLDYPGVGPEHAFWRDLGRVEYTNVTDAEALDAFDLVARREGILPALETSHALAWAVREAATRPADEIIVVCLSGRGDKDAAEIARLRGLTADGGRS, encoded by the coding sequence GTGACTCCCCCATCCCTCTCGCTCGTTCCCGACGCCCTGGGCAGGTTCGGTCAGTTCGGCGGCCGCTACGTGCCGGAGACGCTCTCCGCGGCCCTCGACCAGCTCGAGCAGGCCTACGGCGAGGCGATCGCCGACCCGTCGTTCACCGCGGAGCTCGACGGCCTGCTCTCCGCCTTCGTCGGCCGCCCCACTCCCCTGCTCTTCGCCGAGCGGCTGACCGACTATGCCGGCGGCGCCCGGATCTACCTCAAGCGCGAGGATCTCAACCACACCGGCGCCCACAAGATCAACAACACGCTCGGCCAGGGGCTGCTCGCGATCCGGATGGGCAAGCGCCGGATCATCGCCGAGACCGGCGCCGGCCAGCACGGCGTGGCCACCGCCACGGCCTGTGCCCGGTTCGGCCTCGAGTGCGTGGTCTACATGGGGTCCGAGGACGTGCGCCGGCAGGCGCCCAACGTCCGCAACATGCGGCTCATGGGGGCCGAGGTCCGGCCCGTCGAGAGCGGCTCGCGCACGCTCCGCGATGCGATCAACGAGGCGATGCGCGACTGGATGGGCTCGGTCGAGACGACGCACTACATCATCGGCTCGGTGGTCGGCCCACATCCCTTCCCGCGGATCGTCCGCGACTTCCAGTCCGTGATCGGCCGGGAGACTGTCGAGCAGTGCCGCCGGCAGTTCGGCCGGCTGCCCGAAGCCGTGGTCGCCTGCGTCGGCGGCGGCAGCAACGCGGCGGGGATGTTTCATCCGTTCGTCGACCACGAGGGCGTGCGGCTCGTGGGCGTCGAGGCGGGCGGTCGCTCGGGCAGCCCCGGCGATCATGCCGCCAGCCTGAGCTTCGGCAGCCCCGGCATCCTCCATGGCAGCCTGAGTTACGTGCTTCAGGATGCGGACGGGCAAACGGCCGACGTGCATTCGGTGTCGGCTGGCCTCGACTATCCCGGCGTTGGGCCGGAGCACGCCTTCTGGCGCGACCTCGGCCGCGTGGAATACACGAACGTCACCGACGCCGAGGCCCTCGACGCCTTCGACCTCGTCGCCCGGCGTGAGGGGATTCTTCCCGCCCTCGAAACCTCGCACGCCCTCGCCTGGGCGGTCCGCGAGGCCGCCACGCGGCCGGCCGACGAGATCATCGTCGTCTGCCTCTCCGGCCGGGGCGACAAGGATGCGGCGGAGATCGCCCGGTTGCGCGGGCTAACGGCCGACGGCGGCAGGAGCTGA
- the mutM gene encoding formamidopyrimidine-DNA glycosylase — MPELPEVETMRRGIGFLAGRRIAAAEFPRGPVRPILVEPRPATVVRQIVGRTVGGVERRGKRILIGIAAAAGRPRQWLVIEPRMTGRFATTTPPTAGHVRLVLRLAVHADLPAAVVCFWDLRGLGTIRLVDDRGLERLCGPDRLGPDGLTVTAADLVTGLGDSRRAVKVALLDQRSVAGIGNIYAAEILHRAGIDPRSTCRRLGAEAWERLARETRRVLAAAVRCEGSSIGDETYKTADDRPGRFQRRHRVYGRAGMPCVGCGTSVVRIVQAQRSTFFCPQCQRRPGARPARRSKLPRAGRMA; from the coding sequence ATGCCCGAACTCCCCGAAGTCGAGACGATGCGGCGCGGGATCGGCTTCCTGGCCGGCCGGCGGATCGCCGCGGCCGAGTTTCCCCGCGGCCCCGTGCGGCCGATCCTCGTCGAGCCGCGGCCCGCCACCGTCGTTCGACAGATCGTCGGCCGGACCGTCGGCGGCGTCGAGCGCCGCGGCAAGCGGATCCTCATCGGCATCGCCGCGGCGGCCGGCCGGCCCCGGCAGTGGCTCGTCATCGAACCGCGGATGACCGGCCGGTTCGCGACCACGACGCCACCGACCGCCGGCCATGTGCGGCTGGTGCTCCGCCTGGCGGTGCATGCCGACCTGCCTGCCGCGGTCGTTTGCTTCTGGGACCTGCGCGGCCTGGGAACGATCCGGCTCGTCGATGACCGGGGTCTGGAGAGGCTCTGCGGTCCGGACCGGCTCGGTCCCGACGGCCTGACGGTGACCGCGGCCGACCTCGTCACCGGGCTGGGCGACTCGCGCCGCGCGGTCAAGGTCGCGCTCCTCGACCAGCGGTCCGTGGCCGGCATCGGCAACATCTACGCCGCGGAGATCCTCCATCGCGCCGGCATCGACCCGCGCAGCACGTGCCGGCGGCTCGGCGCGGAGGCCTGGGAACGACTCGCCCGGGAGACCCGCCGCGTCCTCGCCGCAGCGGTGCGGTGCGAGGGATCGTCGATCGGCGACGAGACGTACAAGACGGCCGACGACCGGCCAGGCCGGTTCCAGCGCCGGCATCGCGTCTACGGCCGGGCCGGGATGCCGTGCGTCGGCTGCGGCACGTCCGTCGTGCGGATCGTCCAGGCGCAGCGATCGACGTTCTTCTGCCCACAGTGCCAACGCCGCCCCGGCGCACGTCCCGCGCGGCGGTCAAAGTTGCCCCGCGCCGGCCGCATGGCGTAG